The Candidatus Eisenbacteria bacterium DNA segment CAGCGAGCGCGAACGCTGCGCAGAGACTCGCGAGGCGGCGGAGCAAGTTCGAAAAGGTGTGTGGCATCGGGCTCATGCGGTGGGGCTTTGCGCGGGGCGGCGGTCGGCCCGCAGCGGTCGGCGGAGACTCGGCGGAGATGATCGGGGCGAGACTATCGGGCCGCCATGGAGACGTCAATCCAGAAAATCGGCTTGACGTGTGGCGCTCGATGTGTTGGTCCATGCATCTCGCGCCAGCCGCCGCTGCTATCGCCGATGAGTGCCTGCGCGAGGGTCATGAGCCCGCCGCATAGCGAGCCCAATGTCCGGCCCGCCGCGGGGCGTCTCGGTCGACGCGCGTGCACGAGCAGTCCGGCGCGCGGCAGCTCGATTGCAATGATGCCCATGCCAACGGTTCCGCCGTGGATGAGCACGGACGATCCGGGGCCGAGTTGCGCGACGTTGAAGAAGCTATGCTAGCCCGTGAAGGCGGCCTCCGAAACAGCGGCAGCGTCGATCGGGTCGAGGCCGGGAGGCAAGGCAAGAACCTGCGCGGGGCTTGCCAGCGCGTACGGCGCGTAGCCGCCACCGTCCACCAGCGCGCAGACCTCTTCGCCAATGTCCACATGCGCACCCGGGCGCCGACAACCACCTCGACCCTCGAGACTTCCAGGCCCGGGATGTCGCTGTGCGACTGAGTGAGACCGCGTCGGCGTTGATTGCGATCATGACGATTAACGTGGGAAGTTCGCCGATTAGGTTCGACGGAGCGCAGAATCGCTGCCGGTCAGGCGGAATGCAAGCGGCGGCACGCGAGAGGCAGCACATTCGCGAGAACGGTCATGGCTGCGCCTCCACTCGCGAGTGCGTGCACGTCGTCGCTGGCACGTGCGAAAAGCGTGATTGCCGCGTCGCCCTTTGCGGGCGTCTCGTTGGGAATCGTGTCGACGCAGACGGTCTCGAAGTGCGACACGCCTCGTTCATCCTGCATGCGCGGGACCGCAGCAGCGGGTCGCCCGAACGCTGTCCCTCTCACGCGGGGCAGGGCAGACAAAGCCGCACGAGAAGGAATCGAGCGGGCATCCAGACGGTTGCTCGCGACGTTGATCGACGCATTCGTCTTCGCCCGCCTGCGCAGGACACGCGCGAACGTCTTTCGGATGTCCGCTTCGACGCTGTTCGTGTAATGGAACGCCTGCGCGTTGAGGATGCCGTGCGCAGGCGCGGAAATAACAAGCGGTTTTGTACACGACGTGGCCTCTCTAGCGGGCCGGAAGCTATGGATCTTCGAGTTGGAGCCTAACACTCAGGGTGCGAGCGAGTCGTCACCGAGACGTCCGCGTTCGGCGCAGTTTCCCTGAAGCGTCGCGAACGCTCGCGCGAGCGGTGATCGCACGCCACGGCAAGGGTTTCGTCGTGCTCGCGAACTCGGTGTTGGGCGGACTGCATCACGAGTATTCGGTCCGCTAACGCTCGCATGATCGGGTATTTGCGTAGCACATGATGTGCCGCCTCGAGCCGCTGCCCGGCGGCGATCACCTCGTCCCCTCGTCCTCGGGAGTTTCAGTAGCGCCCGTGCTGCTTGTAGATGTAGTTGGTCAGCTCCGCCTGCTGCATCGCGAGCCGGCGTTGGGTCTCGTGCACGACCCGGATGATCGCGCGCATGACCTTGTAGACGATCCCGGGATGGCTCGGGAGCAGGCTCTCGAGCTTTTCCCGCTCGAGGCCGATCACGCGCGCGTGGCCGTGCGCCACCAGCGACGCGTAGCGCTCCATCCCGTCCAGGAATGCCATCTCGCCGGCGAGATCGCCCGGCGCCAGCGTGTTGAACGTGACCTCGTGCGGGGTGCCTTTTTGCTTGACGACGCCGAGCGAGCCCCGGACGACCAGGTAGAGGTGGTTGTCCGACACGCCCTCATGGACGAGGACCTCGCCCTCCTCGAGGTCGCGCTGAGTGAGCACCTTGGAAAGGACGGCCTGCTCGCCGTCATCGAGCTCTCCGGCGAGCTTGGTCCGGGCGAGCGCTTCGAGTTTGGGATCGGACATGGCGGTCAACCTCCTGTCGTCGAATCGTCGGGATGCGTTGGCAGCGGAGGACGGGCGGTGGTATCGGCGACGCCCCCCGTCGTCGCGGCGCGACCCGCCTCGCGATCCGCGCGAGCCACGAACGCGTCGACGAGCGTGTCCGCGATCTGGTCGAACACCGGGCGCGTCGCGCGGCGCATCACCGCTCCGGCGAAGTCGTAGCCGAGGCGGAAATCGATCCTGCATCCCGCGGCGGAGAGCGGGCGCAGCGTCCATTCGCCTTCGAAGCGGCGAAACGGCCCGTCCTCGAGATGCATCGCCCTCCACTCGGGCCGCCGCTTGGGATTGCGCGTCGTCAGACTGGATCGCACGCCGCGCCAGTCGATCGCGATGATCGCGCGTACGACGCCCTCGTCGCGCTCGAGGATCGCGGCGCCGACGCACCAGGGCAGGAACGCCGGGTAGTGCTCCGCGGCCTCGATCACGTCGAACATCCGCCCGATTGTCGGCACTGCGCGCACTCCGGATCGGTGAATCGGCGATACCACTCCTCGCCGGCATGCCGCCGTGCAACGGTGCACCCGCGCCGCAGCGGCGATATTGATGTGCATCAAGCGAACCGCCGATTGGGCCGAGCGTGCGACGGCCGCCCGACACTATGGCCGCACCTTGCCGCGCATCTCCACGCCCGCCTTGCCGCTCGCCGCGAGACTGTCGAGCGAGTCGTAGAGGAGCTGCAGCGTGTAGCGGCCGTTGTGATACGCCGCCCCGGGATCCCTGAGCACATAGGTGTAGTTGTAGGTCGCCTGCTCGAGGCGAGGCGTGTACGCCGTGTACCGGTTGTCGGGCCGCAGTTCCTCCGGATCGATCTTGCCGTTGCCGTTTGTGTCGGTGTACCAGTACGGGAACGCCTCAGGGGAGAACGCGATCGAGGTGCCGCCGACAGCGCGCGCGTACTGCTGGATCGCGGCATAGAGCTCCCGCTGCAGGTTGGCAACCTCGCGCGCAAGACCCTCCTCGCGGCCGTTGCCGTCGAAGTCGCCCTTCGTGGACATCCGGATCGTTGCAGCGTCGGCCAAATTCTTCACGCCCTGGTGGCACGTGCCGCACTTCTCCACGAGCACCGCGCCTGCGTGGGGCTCATGACAGGCGGTGCAGGTGTTCACGCTGGCAACGTGGTTGAAGCGGCCAGCGTAGGCCTTGCCAGCGTACTCGTACGCCACCTTCGCGTCCGTGCCGTAGACCGTTGCGCCAGCAGGGAAGTAGTGCACGTGGACGAACACGAGCTTCGGATTCGGCGTGTCGGGGCCGGCGTTGGGGCCGAGGGCGGCGATCGCCTTGTTTGCGCTCGCCGTCGACTCGCGCCCCTGGTGGCAGGTCATGCACAGGTTCGCGTCGTTGTTGCCGCTGTCGACCGTGAGGCCGCTCGGGAAGGTCACTTTGGCGACCGTGTGGCGTGCATACGTGAGCATGTCCGCGTGGCAGTTCGTGCACGCGAATGCGTTCTTCACGTGCGGCGCGGGAGTGTTCTTGCCCTCTGTCAGGTACTGGGCAACTCCCGTCGCAGCGTGGCAGCGCGCACAGACGGCGGGGATCTCCTTTTCCTTGTCCCAGTAGTGGAAGGCCTTGCCGTCGCGGTTCAGGTGGCCTTCACCCATCTGGATCCGGGCTCCGGAGGGCTTCTCCGATTTGTGCTCCACCGAGTCCATCGCGCACGCGCTTGCCACCAGCACCGCGACCGCGACCGTCAGGCGCAAGCGTCGATCAGCCATCGAGTTCATGACCCCCCTGTGAAAAGACACCGTCTGCGCATTCTAAGCAAAGCGACGAGCCGACCCGCGCGCTCGGGCTACCGAAGCGCGCGCCTCTAGAAACGACGCGGAGCAGGCGCCTGGGTCAGCGCCGGGCGCGACACCGCTAGCCCGAGCAGGAATGCGGCCGCGACGACGACGATGACGCCGAGTCCAAACGCGAGCTCGCGCCCCTCGGCCCAGGCAGCAAACGTGCTGGACCAGCGCCCGGCGACGGCGAAAGCGGCGACGCCGAAACTCAGGGACACGACGGTGAGCCCGAGCAACCGGGAAGCGACGAGCGCGCGCGCGTGGGCGCTGCGCAGCAGCGCGGCGATCCACAGCCCGTTCGCGCCATCGACCAGCGTCATCCCGAACATGAAAGCGAGGCCGAGCACGACGGCGTGCTCCCAGCCGCCGAACTGGTTTGCAGTGATCGCAAACAGCGCCGCCTGCGAGATCGTGTCGAACGACACGGCGAAGAACCCGCCGACCAGGGCGATTGCGCCCGGGTGCGAGGTCCGCGTCAGTCGGCCGAACAGGCGCCCGCGCAGGCCGACCGGCTGGACGACCCGGTCGGC contains these protein-coding regions:
- a CDS encoding cyclic nucleotide-binding domain-containing protein, producing the protein MSDPKLEALARTKLAGELDDGEQAVLSKVLTQRDLEEGEVLVHEGVSDNHLYLVVRGSLGVVKQKGTPHEVTFNTLAPGDLAGEMAFLDGMERYASLVAHGHARVIGLEREKLESLLPSHPGIVYKVMRAIIRVVHETQRRLAMQQAELTNYIYKQHGRY
- a CDS encoding type II toxin-antitoxin system RatA family toxin, translated to MFDVIEAAEHYPAFLPWCVGAAILERDEGVVRAIIAIDWRGVRSSLTTRNPKRRPEWRAMHLEDGPFRRFEGEWTLRPLSAAGCRIDFRLGYDFAGAVMRRATRPVFDQIADTLVDAFVARADREAGRAATTGGVADTTARPPLPTHPDDSTTGG
- a CDS encoding polyheme membrane-associated cytochrome C, translated to MADRRLRLTVAVAVLVASACAMDSVEHKSEKPSGARIQMGEGHLNRDGKAFHYWDKEKEIPAVCARCHAATGVAQYLTEGKNTPAPHVKNAFACTNCHADMLTYARHTVAKVTFPSGLTVDSGNNDANLCMTCHQGRESTASANKAIAALGPNAGPDTPNPKLVFVHVHYFPAGATVYGTDAKVAYEYAGKAYAGRFNHVASVNTCTACHEPHAGAVLVEKCGTCHQGVKNLADAATIRMSTKGDFDGNGREEGLAREVANLQRELYAAIQQYARAVGGTSIAFSPEAFPYWYTDTNGNGKIDPEELRPDNRYTAYTPRLEQATYNYTYVLRDPGAAYHNGRYTLQLLYDSLDSLAASGKAGVEMRGKVRP
- a CDS encoding nickel transporter produces the protein MASLPGDWLALVTLVFVLGLRHGLDADHLVAIDGLARFNSLAHPRLARWCGLLFSLGHGAVVLGVALAVGLAADLWTVPGWLEDVGAWVSIAFLTVLGLVNCAALLGTSADRVVQPVGLRGRLFGRLTRTSHPGAIALVGGFFAVSFDTISQAALFAITANQFGGWEHAVVLGLAFMFGMTLVDGANGLWIAALLRSAHARALVASRLLGLTVVSLSFGVAAFAVAGRWSSTFAAWAEGRELAFGLGVIVVVAAAFLLGLAVSRPALTQAPAPRRF